In the genome of Desulfuromonas sp. DDH964, one region contains:
- a CDS encoding CAP domain-containing protein — translation MERRLCILWLLIICLLPVDAAAAPAFSAGDLELRIHQLVNAERQAQRLPALTFDQKLAKIARGHSQDMAEGDYFSHIDRAGHTPGERANAAGFACRVRRGQLIDIGVAENLSLNHRYSSMSIVVHDGREERSYRWNSLDEIARSTVNGWLSSLGHRENLLDPTLGSEGIGIVFAADGKIYITQLFC, via the coding sequence ATGGAACGACGGCTCTGCATCCTCTGGCTGCTGATTATCTGCCTCCTGCCCGTTGACGCGGCGGCGGCGCCGGCATTTTCTGCTGGCGACCTGGAGCTGCGCATCCATCAACTGGTCAACGCCGAACGCCAGGCGCAACGGCTGCCGGCACTGACGTTCGATCAGAAACTGGCAAAGATCGCCCGCGGCCACAGCCAGGACATGGCCGAAGGCGACTACTTCAGCCATATCGACCGCGCCGGGCACACTCCCGGCGAGCGCGCGAACGCGGCCGGTTTCGCCTGCCGCGTCCGCCGCGGCCAGCTCATCGATATCGGGGTCGCGGAAAACCTCAGCCTCAACCACCGCTACAGCAGCATGAGTATCGTCGTCCACGACGGCCGGGAAGAGCGCAGCTATCGCTGGAACAGTCTCGACGAAATCGCCCGGAGTACCGTTAACGGCTGGTTGTCGAGCCTTGGGCACCGGGAAAACCTGCTCGACCCGACCCTGGGCAGCGAAGGGATCGGCATCGTCTTCGCCGCCGACGGCAAAATCTACATCACCCAGCTCTTCTGCTGA